A region from the Leptolyngbya iicbica LK genome encodes:
- a CDS encoding YggT family protein gives MRTELTKIMDQPNNNNPYEQSDRERRQKQQQELETLRLRQETARLKAAKRQRTFAWLRNTVILLVGALEILLALRLFLRLTLSNPNNTFAGFIFRVSDPFVAPFSTLFISPTNADASRIFDLNVIFAMSIYALLGALALAFLHYLQGRNPYGS, from the coding sequence ATGAGAACTGAGTTGACTAAGATTATGGATCAGCCCAACAATAATAACCCTTACGAACAGAGCGATCGCGAACGGCGACAAAAACAACAACAAGAACTTGAAACCTTACGGCTCAGACAGGAAACGGCCCGACTCAAAGCGGCTAAGCGTCAGCGAACCTTTGCCTGGCTGCGCAATACCGTCATTCTATTGGTGGGAGCGTTAGAAATTTTGCTGGCGTTACGCCTATTTCTGCGCTTAACACTTTCGAATCCCAACAATACTTTTGCTGGTTTTATTTTTAGGGTCTCTGATCCCTTTGTTGCCCCATTCTCCACGCTATTTATCAGTCCAACGAATGCTGATGCTAGTCGTATTTTTGATCTGAATGTAATCTTTGCTATGAGCATTTATGCCCTTTTAGGCGCATTGGCCCTCGCCTTTTTGCATTATTTGCAAGGGCGTAACCCCTACGGTAGTTAG
- a CDS encoding response regulator: protein MKILFVEDNPHTGDLISGILEANRYAVDVVADGETGLEMATQWPYDLILLDLMLPKLNGIEVCRQLRFRGCQTPILMLTAREASQDVIAGLDAGADDYVVKSCEPDQLLARVRALLRRGGEASPSPLLTWGDLCLDPASAQVTFRQAAVPCRPREYTLLELFLRNPQRLLSRSNIIDHLWSFDDAPVEGSVTTLIKDLRRRLKVAGMTEDPIETVYGLGYRLKPCPHEALSSATAADWGTPLASPESSSAARVQAVLQEVGDRFRATWPQRFATLAKTEQAIQSGDFSLTQLQAILSQIHKLAGSLGTFGYDQAAEIAASLEQSVLEQINQQTQWAQQFSTSLASLQQELLTLAPPKNHCTAATKPDQNTE, encoded by the coding sequence GTGAAAATTCTCTTTGTGGAAGATAACCCGCATACTGGCGACTTAATCTCCGGCATTCTGGAGGCCAATCGTTATGCCGTCGATGTCGTCGCTGACGGCGAGACAGGGCTAGAAATGGCGACTCAATGGCCCTACGACCTCATTCTGCTGGACTTGATGCTGCCGAAGCTAAACGGCATTGAAGTCTGTCGGCAGTTACGGTTTAGAGGATGCCAGACACCCATCTTGATGCTCACTGCCCGCGAGGCCAGCCAAGATGTGATTGCTGGCTTAGATGCCGGGGCTGATGATTACGTGGTGAAATCCTGCGAACCGGATCAGCTCTTGGCCAGAGTCCGCGCTTTGCTCAGGCGAGGCGGCGAGGCATCGCCGAGTCCGTTGTTGACTTGGGGAGATTTGTGTCTAGATCCAGCCTCGGCACAGGTGACCTTTCGGCAGGCTGCTGTCCCCTGCCGCCCCAGAGAATACACCCTGCTGGAACTGTTTCTGCGTAATCCGCAGCGGTTACTCAGCCGCAGCAACATTATTGATCACCTGTGGTCGTTTGACGACGCCCCGGTAGAGGGCTCGGTCACCACGCTGATTAAAGATTTGCGGCGACGGCTCAAAGTTGCTGGCATGACAGAAGATCCGATCGAAACGGTCTATGGTCTGGGCTATCGTCTCAAACCTTGTCCACACGAGGCGTTGTCCTCAGCCACTGCCGCTGACTGGGGGACACCTTTAGCATCGCCAGAGAGCTCCAGCGCGGCCAGGGTGCAGGCGGTGCTGCAAGAAGTTGGGGACAGATTTCGCGCGACCTGGCCGCAGCGATTCGCGACCCTGGCAAAAACGGAGCAGGCCATTCAGTCCGGGGATTTTAGTCTCACGCAATTGCAAGCAATTTTGAGTCAGATCCATAAGCTAGCGGGTAGTTTAGGGACCTTCGGTTATGACCAAGCCGCAGAAATCGCCGCTAGTCTTGAGCAGTCCGTGCTGGAGCAAATAAATCAGCAAACACAGTGGGCTCAGCAGTTTTCAACGTCGTTAGCCAGTTTGCAGCAGGAACTCTTGACCCTGGCCCCACCAAAAAATCACTGCACTGCCGCTACTAAACCGGATCAGAATACGGAGTAA
- a CDS encoding META domain-containing protein translates to MKRPKLKRYFTLSCSALAGLGLCLNQVAVSAIAAAAPQRLAQTSTAEPAEACVALQEVTTGQTEIRKRIENRLVLQGNWNTDFLVPNDQNFAYFVALITPENTGPYEFMANLVFPQGGTETALRRSGDIQAGMTYSIPFQSPTGRQPAIVNARVGGVNGNFYTIAIAACESSSEVDSSGLTGTTWELQQIQLNDGQVFTADPPQNYTLEFTPSGEVFVQADCNRSIGSYTLGRDNRMAITLGPTTLAACPPDSISNDYLRFIDAANSFFFQDGDLFIELKFDSGTMQFSPAS, encoded by the coding sequence ATGAAGCGGCCTAAACTCAAGCGATATTTCACCTTAAGCTGTAGTGCATTAGCTGGCCTGGGACTATGCCTGAACCAGGTGGCTGTTAGCGCGATCGCCGCCGCCGCACCCCAAAGGCTAGCCCAAACCTCTACTGCGGAGCCGGCAGAAGCCTGTGTGGCGCTACAGGAGGTCACCACTGGCCAAACAGAAATCCGCAAGCGGATCGAAAATCGTCTTGTTCTCCAAGGCAACTGGAATACGGATTTTTTGGTGCCGAATGACCAGAATTTTGCTTATTTTGTCGCGCTGATTACGCCCGAAAATACGGGGCCTTACGAATTTATGGCGAATCTCGTGTTTCCTCAAGGCGGCACAGAAACTGCGCTGCGCCGTAGCGGTGACATTCAGGCCGGCATGACTTACTCCATTCCGTTTCAATCGCCAACGGGGCGTCAGCCTGCGATCGTGAATGCGCGAGTTGGTGGGGTTAATGGCAATTTCTACACCATTGCGATCGCCGCTTGTGAATCTAGCTCCGAAGTCGATTCCTCCGGTTTGACCGGAACGACCTGGGAACTCCAGCAGATTCAGCTGAATGACGGTCAAGTATTCACCGCTGATCCCCCGCAGAATTACACCCTGGAGTTCACGCCGAGTGGCGAAGTCTTCGTGCAGGCGGACTGTAATCGCTCTATCGGCTCCTACACCCTGGGGCGCGACAATCGCATGGCCATCACCCTGGGGCCAACGACCTTAGCGGCGTGCCCGCCCGACTCCATCAGCAACGATTATCTGCGCTTTATCGATGCGGCCAATTCCTTCTTTTTCCAAGATGGTGACCTGTTCATCGAGCTGAAGTTTGACAGTGGCACCATGCAGTTTTCTCCAGCGAGTTAA
- a CDS encoding DUF3124 domain-containing protein, whose translation MKQGLAILRSVSRGLGLASVLGLGILMSTACESSVPASLPPAPELQPVVLDDTVEIAVGQTLYVPVYSYIFMVNEERTINLTTTLSIRNTSRTEPMILTAVDYHDSQGTLVRNYLENPVELGPLMATEFVIRQEDVTGGIGAAFLVDWVAHAEISEPVIEAVMINTQGNQGLSFVSIGRVIETRP comes from the coding sequence ATGAAACAGGGTTTGGCAATCTTACGCAGCGTTAGTCGAGGACTGGGCTTAGCCTCAGTGCTAGGGTTGGGGATTCTCATGAGCACTGCTTGTGAGTCCAGTGTGCCGGCTTCGCTGCCTCCCGCTCCAGAACTCCAGCCTGTGGTCCTCGATGACACCGTCGAAATTGCAGTTGGCCAAACTTTGTATGTGCCAGTTTATTCCTATATTTTTATGGTGAATGAGGAGCGCACCATTAACCTGACGACGACTTTGAGTATTCGCAACACCAGCCGTACAGAGCCGATGATTCTGACGGCGGTTGACTATCATGACAGTCAAGGCACCCTGGTGAGAAATTACTTGGAAAACCCTGTGGAGCTTGGACCGCTGATGGCTACAGAGTTTGTGATTCGACAAGAAGACGTCACTGGCGGCATCGGTGCTGCTTTCTTAGTAGATTGGGTCGCCCACGCAGAGATTTCCGAGCCGGTGATCGAAGCTGTCATGATCAATACCCAAGGAAACCAGGGGCTATCGTTTGTTAGCATCGGGCGAGTGATCGAAACTCGACCTTGA
- a CDS encoding YihY/virulence factor BrkB family protein, giving the protein MFRDLKRFVLPYLRTRVLPSKPAQLLIQTGLKWDRDNVSGMAAALSYYSLFSLFPLLLVLLSIFGALVGPDTEAFRSIQMAIVRYLPTEVHGLIRDTVIALNSSSVGAGIIGSMLLLWASTTVFSILRQSVNRIWQTPSRASESGSVLQMVMFFVTNKLFAFLLVLGTALLMVASLVSNIVVKAIIELTTNFTETFAFLEIDELQLTSGLQVSSSVLILSLAISILFKVLPSIQLAWNDVWLGAIITAFLLVGLQQLTTNSVVSIGGRFLSYGVIGSVMILMLWIFLTCQIFLVGCEISYIYAHLFGSRRRETIT; this is encoded by the coding sequence ATGTTTCGGGATTTGAAACGCTTCGTACTGCCCTATTTGCGGACAAGGGTTTTACCCTCAAAGCCGGCTCAGCTATTAATCCAAACCGGGCTTAAGTGGGATCGTGATAATGTCTCTGGGATGGCAGCCGCCTTATCATATTACTCGCTGTTTTCTTTGTTTCCTTTATTACTCGTCTTGCTGAGTATATTTGGAGCCCTCGTAGGGCCAGACACTGAAGCTTTTCGTTCTATTCAAATGGCGATCGTGCGGTACTTGCCGACCGAAGTTCATGGTTTGATCAGAGACACCGTCATAGCTCTCAATAGCAGTAGCGTGGGGGCGGGTATCATCGGTTCTATGCTATTGCTCTGGGCTTCTACAACGGTCTTTAGCATTCTCAGACAGTCGGTAAATCGGATCTGGCAAACCCCTAGTCGGGCTTCTGAGTCCGGGTCAGTTCTGCAAATGGTGATGTTTTTTGTCACGAATAAGCTGTTTGCTTTTCTATTAGTCCTGGGGACGGCCTTGCTGATGGTGGCTTCTCTCGTTTCCAATATTGTGGTCAAAGCTATTATTGAGCTAACTACCAATTTTACTGAGACCTTTGCCTTTCTGGAAATTGATGAACTTCAACTTACCAGTGGGTTGCAGGTCAGCTCTTCGGTGTTGATTTTGTCCCTGGCGATCAGCATTTTATTTAAAGTGCTTCCCTCGATTCAACTGGCTTGGAATGATGTTTGGCTGGGCGCGATAATCACGGCATTCCTGCTGGTAGGATTGCAGCAGCTTACGACGAATAGTGTGGTGTCTATCGGGGGGCGGTTCTTATCCTATGGCGTCATCGGGAGCGTAATGATTTTAATGCTTTGGATATTTCTGACTTGCCAGATCTTCCTGGTCGGTTGTGAAATTTCTTATATCTATGCCCACTTGTTTGGTAGTCGCCGCCGCGAAACGATTACCTAG